The following are from one region of the Caldisericia bacterium genome:
- the gcvPA gene encoding aminomethyl-transferring glycine dehydrogenase subunit GcvPA: MKYIPLTEEDKRKMFEEMGITSISSLFSDIPEEILLKRKLNLPPALSEKEIVSLIKRTFKENDLTERIFLGGGAYFHFIPSTINYLLERGEIYTSYTPYQPEMSQGLLQAMFEFQSVMSDLTHADITNASMYDGASALAEAILMGERINKKGKVVLPKNLNPQYREVIETYLKPRNIEIIEVDFTEEGRIDIEKLKSILKEEVSSVVVQSPNYFGVIEDLNKLGKIIKDSGALFILSIIEALSLGIIKPPFDFGVDILAMEGQSFGMPLSFGGPYLGILQTKKEYVRQIPGRIVGETVDKNGKRCFVMTLRPREQDIRREKATSNICSNHALKALVALVYLATVGPRGFKKIAEINYKKAHYLAKRFNDEGFKLTFSGPFFNEFAVNLPFDENELREKLSLVDIYGGIPIEGYKNSYLFAVTEMNSLEDIELLMCAILEG, translated from the coding sequence ATGAAATATATTCCTTTAACAGAGGAAGATAAGAGGAAAATGTTTGAGGAGATGGGGATCACATCCATCTCCTCTCTTTTTTCTGACATTCCAGAAGAAATACTTTTAAAGAGAAAATTAAATCTACCGCCTGCTCTAAGTGAAAAGGAGATTGTCTCCCTTATTAAAAGAACCTTCAAGGAGAATGATCTCACTGAAAGGATATTTCTTGGAGGAGGTGCATACTTTCATTTTATTCCCTCCACCATAAACTATCTGTTGGAAAGAGGTGAGATATATACCTCATACACTCCATACCAGCCAGAGATGAGTCAGGGTCTTCTTCAAGCAATGTTTGAATTTCAATCTGTAATGAGTGATTTAACTCATGCAGACATTACAAATGCATCCATGTATGATGGTGCTTCTGCTCTTGCTGAAGCAATACTGATGGGGGAGAGGATAAATAAAAAAGGTAAAGTTGTGCTTCCAAAAAACTTAAATCCTCAATACAGGGAGGTAATTGAAACATACCTAAAACCAAGAAATATAGAGATTATAGAGGTAGATTTCACAGAGGAAGGAAGGATTGACATTGAAAAGTTGAAGTCAATTTTAAAGGAAGAGGTTTCCTCTGTTGTTGTTCAATCTCCAAACTATTTCGGAGTTATTGAAGATCTGAATAAACTGGGGAAAATTATCAAAGATAGCGGTGCTCTATTTATTTTGTCCATAATTGAGGCATTATCCCTTGGAATAATCAAACCTCCCTTTGACTTTGGAGTTGATATTCTTGCAATGGAGGGACAATCCTTTGGTATGCCCCTCTCCTTTGGGGGACCTTATCTTGGAATTTTGCAGACAAAGAAAGAGTATGTAAGACAGATCCCTGGAAGAATTGTTGGAGAAACTGTGGATAAAAATGGAAAAAGATGTTTTGTGATGACATTGAGACCAAGAGAACAAGATATAAGAAGGGAAAAGGCTACATCAAATATATGTTCAAATCATGCTTTAAAAGCCCTTGTTGCCCTTGTATACCTTGCCACAGTGGGACCAAGAGGATTTAAAAAGATAGCAGAGATAAACTATAAGAAGGCACACTATCTCGCAAAGAGATTTAATGATGAAGGATTTAAGCTTACCTTCTCAGGGCCATTTTTCAATGAATTTGCTGTAAATCTTCCCTTTGATGAGAATGAACTAAGAGAAAAACTTTCACTTGTAGATATATATGGTGGGATACCCATTGAGGGTTATAAAAATTCCTACCTTTTTGCAGTTACAGAGATGAACAGTCTTGAAGACATAGAACTCCTTATGTGTGCTATCCTGGAGGGTTAG
- the gcvPB gene encoding aminomethyl-transferring glycine dehydrogenase subunit GcvPB, which translates to MKLLKELSKKGSNKFFIEDFNRYDIKVELDKNLLRDEVELPDINEVTLIRHIINLSHRNYGVDNGFYPLGSCTMKYNPKISEEIARREEFLYMHPLLPEDMVQGNLKILWELSEYLKEITGMDAFSLQPAAGAHGEYTGMRIIWEYFKDRGEERSEVIVPDSAHGTNPASSAMVGFKVIEIPSKNGIVDPEELRKVVTDKTAAFMLTNPNTLGLFERDILKISKILKEKGALLYYDGANLNALLGIVRPGDMGFDIVHLNLHKTFSTPHGGGGPGAGPVGVKDFLKDYLPYPIVEKEDERFTFKKPEKSIGRVRSFYGNFTVLLKAYIYIRLMGPEGLRKVSETAVLNANYIKEKLKEYYPPLVDTVYKHECVLSGKPYKKYGVKTFDIAKRLMDYGFHPPTVYFPHIVEEALMIEPTETETKETIDEFIDAMIKISKEAKENPKILKESPHTTEISRPDEVKAVKEMKLKW; encoded by the coding sequence ATGAAACTATTAAAGGAATTATCAAAAAAAGGAAGTAACAAATTCTTTATAGAGGATTTCAATAGATATGACATCAAGGTAGAGCTTGACAAAAACTTATTGAGAGATGAAGTAGAGCTTCCAGATATTAATGAGGTCACTCTAATAAGACATATAATTAACCTCTCTCATAGAAATTATGGAGTTGATAATGGCTTTTATCCCTTAGGTTCCTGCACAATGAAGTATAACCCAAAGATAAGTGAAGAAATAGCGAGAAGAGAAGAATTCCTATACATGCATCCACTACTTCCAGAGGATATGGTTCAGGGGAATTTGAAAATACTATGGGAACTTTCAGAGTATCTTAAAGAGATAACAGGGATGGATGCCTTTTCACTCCAACCTGCAGCAGGTGCCCACGGTGAGTACACTGGAATGAGAATCATATGGGAGTACTTCAAGGATAGAGGAGAGGAAAGAAGCGAAGTTATAGTGCCAGATTCTGCCCATGGCACAAATCCAGCCTCTTCGGCAATGGTAGGATTTAAAGTAATTGAAATCCCATCAAAGAATGGAATAGTTGATCCAGAAGAGCTAAGAAAAGTTGTTACAGACAAGACTGCTGCATTTATGCTCACAAATCCAAACACTCTTGGGCTCTTTGAGAGAGATATTTTGAAAATAAGTAAGATTCTAAAAGAAAAGGGTGCGCTACTCTACTATGATGGAGCAAATCTAAATGCCCTTCTTGGTATAGTGAGACCGGGCGATATGGGATTTGACATAGTTCACCTAAACTTACACAAGACCTTCTCAACTCCTCATGGAGGAGGAGGACCAGGTGCTGGACCAGTGGGGGTTAAAGATTTCTTGAAAGATTATCTCCCCTATCCTATAGTTGAAAAGGAGGATGAAAGATTCACCTTTAAGAAACCAGAAAAAAGTATTGGGAGAGTTAGAAGTTTCTACGGTAATTTTACAGTTTTACTGAAAGCATACATATACATAAGACTCATGGGTCCCGAGGGTTTAAGAAAGGTTTCAGAAACAGCAGTTTTAAATGCCAACTACATAAAGGAAAAACTTAAAGAATACTACCCTCCCCTTGTTGATACAGTGTACAAACATGAATGTGTACTATCTGGAAAACCATACAAAAAGTATGGTGTAAAGACATTTGATATTGCAAAGAGGCTAATGGATTATGGATTTCACCCTCCAACTGTGTATTTTCCTCACATAGTTGAAGAGGCACTAATGATTGAACCCACAGAAACAGAAACAAAGGAGACCATTGATGAATTTATAGATGCCATGATAA